A stretch of DNA from Synechococcus sp. PROS-9-1:
TGACCTCAAACACCGGGTCGTACCCAAACCCTTGCGTCCCCCGAGTGCTGAAGGTGATCGATCCTTCGCAGTGACCCTCCACTGCTGCTAACACGCTGCCGTCAGGTGCTGCAATACACAGCGCCGCACTAAAACGCGCCTGGCGGTCGTTGCGATCTCCCAGCTCTCTGAGCAGTCGTTGAATGCGTTCGGGGTCGGAGTCTGCGTACCGCGCCGAATAAACCCCCGGAGCACCACCTAGTGCATCCACGCTCAGGCCTGAATCATCGGCGAGTGCCCAATGGCCAGTGGCTTCTGCAACAGCCCTGGCCTTGAGGAGGGCGTTGGCGCGGAAGGTGATTCCGGTTTCTTCAACCTGGATCCCCTCGGGTTGAGGATCCACTTGCAGGGGCAACTGTTGTAGCAGGTTCGAAAACTCTCGGATTTTGCCGGCATTGCCGCTGGCAATCACCAGAACGCGCTTGGTCATATGGCGGCGGCAAAGGTGCGGGCCCAGCTCAGAACCTCCTCGACCCGCGACGGGCTTGGCGCTTCGCAATACAGGCGAAGCAAGGGCTCTGTTCCAGAGAAGCGCAGCATCAGCCAATGGCTTGGGCCGAGCCTGAG
This window harbors:
- the rdgB gene encoding RdgB/HAM1 family non-canonical purine NTP pyrophosphatase; the protein is MTKRVLVIASGNAGKIREFSNLLQQLPLQVDPQPEGIQVEETGITFRANALLKARAVAEATGHWALADDSGLSVDALGGAPGVYSARYADSDPERIQRLLRELGDRNDRQARFSAALCIAAPDGSVLAAVEGHCEGSITFSTRGTQGFGYDPVFEVKNSGLTFAEMTLDHKKQHGHRGRAFALLKPELEKLLANIPS